The window GGCTGTCCTCTGTAATCCTGAGCAGATTTACACTCAAAAAGAGCTGTGGATGTCTGTGTGTCCAAACCAGAGGGAGCTGGTTGGTATCATTGAGAAATTCCCAGCCTCATTTTTCACCTCCTCCAGTCACCATGACAACCAGCGAAACAACATCTCCTACTTCCAGAGTTTAAACCTGAACAAACGAGTCATCACCAAACTCATGGCCAGCGCTCCTCAAAGCTTCAGCCGGCCAGTAGAGCAGAACGAGCTGATGGTCCACACTCTCCAACAGGCCTACCAGGAGCTCGGGGGGGAGGAGGCCAACATGAAAATCTGGCTTCAGAAGTTGCTGAGTCAGAACCCGTTTGTTCTTCTCAAGCCTCCAGAGGTGCTGAGGGAGAACTTCCTTTTTCTGAGAGACAAGGGCTTCAGCACGCCCCAGCTGCTCCACCTGCTTTCCAGGCTGAAGGGCTTTGTGACTGAGCTGAACCCAGACAGTATGTGTCGCACTCTGCTGTACTCTCAAGACACCATTGGGTGCTCTGAGACCGAGCTGCGGGACATCATCCTCAGGTGCCCAGCTCTTCTGTACTACCCTGAATCTACTCTGGCTGAACGTTTTGAGGGTCTTCTCAGTGCTGGGATCAGCATGTGTCAAATCAAAGAGACTCCAACTGTCCTAGAACTAACCACGCAAATAGTAAATTATCGCATCCAGCGACTGAAGGCTCGAGGTTATGACATAAGGACAGGTAGTCTGGAGGTGCTAAATGGCACTAAGAAGGACTTTGAGATGAGCTTTGGAAAACTACAGCTCCGTAGGGAGAGACCACTTTTTAATCCTGTTGCCCCTTTAAAAGTGGATGATTGACACGGGTTGTATGGACGAACACTAACTGGATCCATGTCGTTCCTATGGGTATTTGTACTTTGTAAAAGATTAAGGTGTCTTAATTACAAATGTGCTTTCACTTCCACTGACATTATAATCATATGTTTGAATTTATTGCTGTAGTTTAATTGGATTAACTACAATGATGCCATTTAATCTGTACAGTGAATTTTGCCTGTGAAGATGCCTTAAATTGGAATCTGAATACTCTGTAAAACAATCTATTAAAGACTTGcttcataatttatttattttttacttgtaTGTTTAAAACTGGgttttaaaaacagctgaagGTACAATGCAGAGAATGTTTCATAGCCTTTCTCCTGCCAAAATCTCCAACCTCGTGGGATGTAATGTAATTAAAATCCAGTTAACAAGCTATGGTGTGAAGTgttgtgaatgttttttttttcaatctatTTAGGCTGTGTGAATTTTTCccaattgtaaaaaaaaaaaaaatgtaaaattttcaCTTGTAGTTCAGACCAAAGAGGTGTGATTGCACCCCAACATTCAGTTTTTACAAGTCTGAGGTGTTACAAAGAAAAAGCAGTGCACTTTCATGTAGGTGTAAATTCACACTGGAAGAGATGAGAGCGGCTGTGTGCTGATTTATCAGACTGATATCAGAAAGTGAGACAAATGCAATGGCATCTTAATGTGTCGGTTTTTAGTGAAGATGCAGTCCCTTGTCAAAAAAACTCCTTACAATAACGTC is drawn from Pelmatolapia mariae isolate MD_Pm_ZW linkage group LG7, Pm_UMD_F_2, whole genome shotgun sequence and contains these coding sequences:
- the mterf2 gene encoding transcription termination factor 2, mitochondrial, with product MLRSIATFLCLRCQPVTALPLNLRSRATHSVAENQQTVEALYDLSVDIQKVRKLKGWVLFQSPAYTKEVAELLKNMGASGPIIAHILTSHPEAVLCNPEQIYTQKELWMSVCPNQRELVGIIEKFPASFFTSSSHHDNQRNNISYFQSLNLNKRVITKLMASAPQSFSRPVEQNELMVHTLQQAYQELGGEEANMKIWLQKLLSQNPFVLLKPPEVLRENFLFLRDKGFSTPQLLHLLSRLKGFVTELNPDSMCRTLLYSQDTIGCSETELRDIILRCPALLYYPESTLAERFEGLLSAGISMCQIKETPTVLELTTQIVNYRIQRLKARGYDIRTGSLEVLNGTKKDFEMSFGKLQLRRERPLFNPVAPLKVDD